The following coding sequences lie in one Oryctolagus cuniculus chromosome 7, mOryCun1.1, whole genome shotgun sequence genomic window:
- the MIB2 gene encoding E3 ubiquitin-protein ligase MIB2 isoform X2 codes for MDPDPQAGVQVGMRVVRGVDWKWGQQDGGEGGVGTVVELGRHGSASTPDRTVVVQWDQGTRTNYRAGYQGAHDLLLYDNAQIGVRHPNIICDCCKKHGLRGMRWKCRVCFDYDLCTQCYMHNRHDLGHAFERYETAHSRPVSLSPRQGLLRVPLKGIFQGAKVVRGPDWEWGSQDGGEGKPGRVVDIRGWDVETGRSVASVTWADGTTNVYRVGHKGKVDLRCVGEAAGGFYYKEHLPRLGQPAELQRRVSADGRPFQYGDKVKCLLDTDVLREMQEGHGGWNPRMAETGTVHRITDRGDVRVQFSPETRWTFHPGALTKHNTFWVGDVVRVLDDLDTVKRLQAGHSEWTDDMAPALGRVGKVVKVFGDGNLRVAVGGQRWTFSPSCLVAHRPAEDANLAVAERARENRSAEPARGQREAGPPRPPLTAAPPSGSLSAALDKLRAQKSDPEHPGRLVVEVALGNVARALELLRRHPEQVDTKNQGRTALQVAAYLGQVELVQLLLQAGAGLDLPDDEGSTALHYAALGNQPDVARLLLSAGCGADVVNSARSSALHVAVQRGFLEVVRVLCEQGCDVNLPDAHADTPLHSAISAGANGIVEVLTEVPGIDVTATNRQGFTLLHHASLQGHVLAVRKILARARQLVDARKEDGFTALHLAALNNHREVAQILIREGRCDVNVRNRKLQSPLHLAVQQAHVGLVPLLVDAGCSVNAEDEDGDTALHVALQRHQLLPLAADGAGGDPGPLQLLSRLQASGLPGSEELTVGAALACFLALEGADVSYANHRGRSPLDLAAEGRVLKALQGCAQRCRERQAGGGAAPGPRPALGTPNTVTNLHAVAATGPEAAECLVCSELSLLVLFSPCQHRTVCEECARRMKKCIRCQVVIGKKLRADGSEVAGAAPAAGAPRQLVEELQSRYRQMEERITCPICIDSHIRLVFQCGHGACAPCGAALSACPICRQPIRDRIQIFV; via the exons ATGGACCCGGACCCCCAGGCAGGCGTGCAGGTGGGCATGCGCGTGGTGCGCGgcgtggactggaagtggggccagCAGGACGGCGGCGAGGGCGGCGTGGGCACGGTGGTGGAGCTGGGCCGGCACGGCAGCGCCTCGACTCCCGACCGCACAGTCGTCGTGCAGTGGGACCAGGGCACCCGCACCAACTACCGCGCCGGCTACCAGGGCGCGCACGACCTGCTGCTCTACGACAACGCCCAGATAG GCGTCCGCCACCCCAACATCATCTGCGACTGCTGCAAGAAACACGGGCTGCGCGGCATGCGCTGGAAGTGCCGCGTGTGCTTCGACTACGACCTGTGCACGCAGTGCTACATGCACAACCGGCACGACCTGGGCCACGCCTTCGAGCGCTACGAGACCGCGCACTCGCGCCC TGTCTCGCTGAGTCCCCGCCAGGGCCTCCTGCGCGTCCCCCTGAAGGGCATCTTCCAGGGCGCGAAGGTGGTGCGCGGCCCAGACTGGGAATGGGGCTCGCAGGACG gaggggaagggaagccCGGCCGCGTGGTGGACATCCGTGGCTGGGACGTGGAGACGGGCCGCAGCGTGGCCAGCGTGACGTGGGCTGATGGCACCACCAATGTGTACCGCGTGGGCCACAAGGGCAAGGTGGACCTTAGGTGTGTGGGCGAGGCGGCCGGCGGCTTCTACTACAAGGAGCACCTCCCGAGGCTTG ggcagcctgcCGAGCTGCAGCGCAGGGTGAGTGCCGACGGGCGGCCCTTCCAGTACGGGGACAAGGTCAAGTGCCTGCTGGACACGGACGTCCTGCGGGAGATGCAGGAAGGCCACGGTGGCTGGAACCCCAGGATGGCGGAG ACGGGCACCGTGCACCGCATCACCGACCGCGGGGACGTGCGTGTGCAGTTCAGCCCCGAGACCCGCTGGACGTTCCACCCCGGGGCTCTCACCAAG CACAACACCTTCTGGGTGGGTGATGTGGTACGCGTCCTCGACGACCTGGACACCGTGAAGCGGCTGCAGGCCGGGCATAGCGAGTGGACGGACGACATGGCCCCC GCCCTGGGCCGCGTGGGAAAAGTGGTGAAGGTGTTTGGAGACGGGAACCTGCGTGTGGCGGTCGGCGGCCAGCGGTGGACATTCAGCCCCTCCTGCCTGGTGGCCCACCGTCCCGCCGAGGACGCCAACCTGGCCGTGGCCGAGCGCGCCAGGGAGAACAGAAGTGCGGAGCCCGCCCGGGGCCAGCGGGAGGCGGGGCCCCCCCGGCCACCACTCACCGCAGCCCCGCCCTCAGGCTCCCTGAGCGCGGCCCTGGATAAGCTCAGGGCCCAGAAGAGTGACCCGGAGCACCCGGGGAGGCTGGTGGTGGAGGTGGCCCTCGGCAACGTGGCCCGGGCGCTGGAGCTGCTGCGGAGGCACCCAGAGCAG GTGGACACCAAGAACCAGGGCCGGACTGCCCTGCAGGTGGCTGCCTACCTGGGCCAGGTGGAGCTggtgcagctgctgctgcaggcaggggccggCCTGGACCTGCCGGACGACGAGGGCAGCACCGCGCTGCACTACGCGGCCCTGGG gaaccagccggACGTGGCCCGGCTACTCCTGAGTGCAGGGTGTGGGGCTGACGTGGTCAACAGTGCCCGCAGCTCGGCGCTGCACGTGGCCGTGCAgaggggcttcctggaggtggtgagGGTCCTGTGCGAGCAAGGCTGTGACGTCAACCTGCCT GATGCCCATGCGGACACGCCCCTGCACTCTGCCATCTCGGCGGGCGCCAATGGGATCGTGGAGGTCCTCACCGAGGTGCCGGGCATCGACGTCACCGCCACCAACAGGCAGGGCTTCACGCTGCTGCACCACGCGTCCCTGCAGGGCCACGTGCT AGCTGTCAGGAAGATCCTGGCCCGGGCTCGGCAGCTGGTGGACGCCAGGAAGGAAGACGGCTTCACCGCGCTGCACCTGGCCGCCCTCAACAACCACCGCGAGGTGGCCCAGATCCTGATCCGGGAg GGCCGCTGTGACGTGAACGTCCGGAACCGGAAGCTGCAGTCACCGCTGCACCTGGCCGTGCAGCAGGCCCACGTGGGGCTGGTGCCGCTGCTCGTGGACGCAGGCTGCAGCGTCAACGCCGAGGACGAGGACGGGGACACGGCCTTGCACGTGGCCTTGCAGCGTCACCAGCTGCTGCCCCTGGCGGCAGACGGGGCCGGGGGGGACCCAGGGCCCTTGCAGCTGCTGTCCAGG CTGCAGGCCTCTGGCCTCCCGGGCAGCGAGGAGCTGACCGTGGGCGCGGCGCTCGCCTGCTTCCTGGCGCTGGAGGGCGCCGACGTGAGCTATGCCAACCACCGCGGCCGGAGCCCGCTGGACCTGGCGGCCGAGGGCCGAGTGCTCAAGGCtctgcagggctgtgcccagcgcTGCCG GGAGCGGCAGGCGGGCGGGGGCGCGGCCCCGGGCCCTAGGCCCGCACTCGGCACCCCGAACACCGTGACGAACCTGCACGCCGTGGCCGCCACGGGGCCCGAAGCCGCCGAGTGCCTAGTGTGCTCGGAGCTGTCGCTTCTGGTGCTCTTCTCCCCGTGCCAGCACCGCACGGTGTGCGAGG AGTGCGCGCGCAGGATGAAGAAGTGCATCAGGTGCCAGGTGGTCATCGGCAAGAAGCTGCGTGCAG ATGGCTcggaggtggccggcgccgcgcccgcggccggcgcgccgcggcagCTGGTGGAGGAGCTGCAGAGCCGCTACCGGCAGATGGAGGAGCGCATCACCTGCCCGATCTGCATCGACAGCCACATCCGCCTCGTGTTCCAGTGCGGCCACGGCGCGTGCGCGCCCTGCGGCGCCGCGCTCAGCGCCTGCCCCATCTGCCGCCAGCCCATCCGCGACCGCATCCAGATCTTCGTGTGA
- the MIB2 gene encoding E3 ubiquitin-protein ligase MIB2 isoform X6, giving the protein MDPDPQAGVQVGMRVVRGVDWKWGQQDGGEGGVGTVVELGRHGSASTPDRTVVVQWDQGTRTNYRAGYQGAHDLLLYDNAQIGVRHPNIICDCCKKHGLRGMRWKCRVCFDYDLCTQCYMHNRHDLGHAFERYETAHSRPVSLSPRQGLLRVPLKGIFQGAKVVRGPDWEWGSQDGGEGKPGRVVDIRGWDVETGRSVASVTWADGTTNVYRVGHKGKVDLRCVGEAAGGFYYKEHLPRLGQPAELQRRVSADGRPFQYGDKVKCLLDTDVLREMQEGHGGWNPRMAEHNTFWVGDVVRVLDDLDTVKRLQAGHSEWTDDMAPALGRVGKVVKVFGDGNLRVAVGGQRWTFSPSCLVAHRPAEDANLAVAERARENRSSLSAALDKLRAQKSDPEHPGRLVVEVALGNVARALELLRRHPEQVDTKNQGRTALQVAAYLGQVELVQLLLQAGAGLDLPDDEGSTALHYAALGNQPDVARLLLSAGCGADVVNSARSSALHVAVQRGFLEVVRVLCEQGCDVNLPDAHADTPLHSAISAGANGIVEVLTEVPGIDVTATNRQGFTLLHHASLQGHVLAVRKILARARQLVDARKEDGFTALHLAALNNHREVAQILIREGRCDVNVRNRKLQSPLHLAVQQAHVGLVPLLVDAGCSVNAEDEDGDTALHVALQRHQLLPLAADGAGGDPGPLQLLSRLQASGLPGSEELTVGAALACFLALEGADVSYANHRGRSPLDLAAEGRVLKALQGCAQRCRERQAGGGAAPGPRPALGTPNTVTNLHAVAATGPEAAECLVCSELSLLVLFSPCQHRTVCEECARRMKKCIRCQVVIGKKLRADGSEVAGAAPAAGAPRQLVEELQSRYRQMEERITCPICIDSHIRLVFQCGHGACAPCGAALSACPICRQPIRDRIQIFV; this is encoded by the exons ATGGACCCGGACCCCCAGGCAGGCGTGCAGGTGGGCATGCGCGTGGTGCGCGgcgtggactggaagtggggccagCAGGACGGCGGCGAGGGCGGCGTGGGCACGGTGGTGGAGCTGGGCCGGCACGGCAGCGCCTCGACTCCCGACCGCACAGTCGTCGTGCAGTGGGACCAGGGCACCCGCACCAACTACCGCGCCGGCTACCAGGGCGCGCACGACCTGCTGCTCTACGACAACGCCCAGATAG GCGTCCGCCACCCCAACATCATCTGCGACTGCTGCAAGAAACACGGGCTGCGCGGCATGCGCTGGAAGTGCCGCGTGTGCTTCGACTACGACCTGTGCACGCAGTGCTACATGCACAACCGGCACGACCTGGGCCACGCCTTCGAGCGCTACGAGACCGCGCACTCGCGCCC TGTCTCGCTGAGTCCCCGCCAGGGCCTCCTGCGCGTCCCCCTGAAGGGCATCTTCCAGGGCGCGAAGGTGGTGCGCGGCCCAGACTGGGAATGGGGCTCGCAGGACG gaggggaagggaagccCGGCCGCGTGGTGGACATCCGTGGCTGGGACGTGGAGACGGGCCGCAGCGTGGCCAGCGTGACGTGGGCTGATGGCACCACCAATGTGTACCGCGTGGGCCACAAGGGCAAGGTGGACCTTAGGTGTGTGGGCGAGGCGGCCGGCGGCTTCTACTACAAGGAGCACCTCCCGAGGCTTG ggcagcctgcCGAGCTGCAGCGCAGGGTGAGTGCCGACGGGCGGCCCTTCCAGTACGGGGACAAGGTCAAGTGCCTGCTGGACACGGACGTCCTGCGGGAGATGCAGGAAGGCCACGGTGGCTGGAACCCCAGGATGGCGGAG CACAACACCTTCTGGGTGGGTGATGTGGTACGCGTCCTCGACGACCTGGACACCGTGAAGCGGCTGCAGGCCGGGCATAGCGAGTGGACGGACGACATGGCCCCC GCCCTGGGCCGCGTGGGAAAAGTGGTGAAGGTGTTTGGAGACGGGAACCTGCGTGTGGCGGTCGGCGGCCAGCGGTGGACATTCAGCCCCTCCTGCCTGGTGGCCCACCGTCCCGCCGAGGACGCCAACCTGGCCGTGGCCGAGCGCGCCAGGGAGAACAGAA GCTCCCTGAGCGCGGCCCTGGATAAGCTCAGGGCCCAGAAGAGTGACCCGGAGCACCCGGGGAGGCTGGTGGTGGAGGTGGCCCTCGGCAACGTGGCCCGGGCGCTGGAGCTGCTGCGGAGGCACCCAGAGCAG GTGGACACCAAGAACCAGGGCCGGACTGCCCTGCAGGTGGCTGCCTACCTGGGCCAGGTGGAGCTggtgcagctgctgctgcaggcaggggccggCCTGGACCTGCCGGACGACGAGGGCAGCACCGCGCTGCACTACGCGGCCCTGGG gaaccagccggACGTGGCCCGGCTACTCCTGAGTGCAGGGTGTGGGGCTGACGTGGTCAACAGTGCCCGCAGCTCGGCGCTGCACGTGGCCGTGCAgaggggcttcctggaggtggtgagGGTCCTGTGCGAGCAAGGCTGTGACGTCAACCTGCCT GATGCCCATGCGGACACGCCCCTGCACTCTGCCATCTCGGCGGGCGCCAATGGGATCGTGGAGGTCCTCACCGAGGTGCCGGGCATCGACGTCACCGCCACCAACAGGCAGGGCTTCACGCTGCTGCACCACGCGTCCCTGCAGGGCCACGTGCT AGCTGTCAGGAAGATCCTGGCCCGGGCTCGGCAGCTGGTGGACGCCAGGAAGGAAGACGGCTTCACCGCGCTGCACCTGGCCGCCCTCAACAACCACCGCGAGGTGGCCCAGATCCTGATCCGGGAg GGCCGCTGTGACGTGAACGTCCGGAACCGGAAGCTGCAGTCACCGCTGCACCTGGCCGTGCAGCAGGCCCACGTGGGGCTGGTGCCGCTGCTCGTGGACGCAGGCTGCAGCGTCAACGCCGAGGACGAGGACGGGGACACGGCCTTGCACGTGGCCTTGCAGCGTCACCAGCTGCTGCCCCTGGCGGCAGACGGGGCCGGGGGGGACCCAGGGCCCTTGCAGCTGCTGTCCAGG CTGCAGGCCTCTGGCCTCCCGGGCAGCGAGGAGCTGACCGTGGGCGCGGCGCTCGCCTGCTTCCTGGCGCTGGAGGGCGCCGACGTGAGCTATGCCAACCACCGCGGCCGGAGCCCGCTGGACCTGGCGGCCGAGGGCCGAGTGCTCAAGGCtctgcagggctgtgcccagcgcTGCCG GGAGCGGCAGGCGGGCGGGGGCGCGGCCCCGGGCCCTAGGCCCGCACTCGGCACCCCGAACACCGTGACGAACCTGCACGCCGTGGCCGCCACGGGGCCCGAAGCCGCCGAGTGCCTAGTGTGCTCGGAGCTGTCGCTTCTGGTGCTCTTCTCCCCGTGCCAGCACCGCACGGTGTGCGAGG AGTGCGCGCGCAGGATGAAGAAGTGCATCAGGTGCCAGGTGGTCATCGGCAAGAAGCTGCGTGCAG ATGGCTcggaggtggccggcgccgcgcccgcggccggcgcgccgcggcagCTGGTGGAGGAGCTGCAGAGCCGCTACCGGCAGATGGAGGAGCGCATCACCTGCCCGATCTGCATCGACAGCCACATCCGCCTCGTGTTCCAGTGCGGCCACGGCGCGTGCGCGCCCTGCGGCGCCGCGCTCAGCGCCTGCCCCATCTGCCGCCAGCCCATCCGCGACCGCATCCAGATCTTCGTGTGA
- the MIB2 gene encoding E3 ubiquitin-protein ligase MIB2 isoform X1 yields the protein MDPDPQAGVQVGMRVVRGVDWKWGQQDGGEGGVGTVVELGRHGSASTPDRTVVVQWDQGTRTNYRAGYQGAHDLLLYDNAQIGVRHPNIICDCCKKHGLRGMRWKCRVCFDYDLCTQCYMHNRHDLGHAFERYETAHSRPVSLSPRQGLLRVPLKGIFQGAKVVRGPDWEWGSQDGGEGKPGRVVDIRGWDVETGRSVASVTWADGTTNVYRVGHKGKVDLRCVGEAAGGFYYKEHLPRLGQPAELQRRVSADGRPFQYGDKVKCLLDTDVLREMQEGHGGWNPRMAEFIGQTGTVHRITDRGDVRVQFSPETRWTFHPGALTKHNTFWVGDVVRVLDDLDTVKRLQAGHSEWTDDMAPALGRVGKVVKVFGDGNLRVAVGGQRWTFSPSCLVAHRPAEDANLAVAERARENRSAEPARGQREAGPPRPPLTAAPPSGSLSAALDKLRAQKSDPEHPGRLVVEVALGNVARALELLRRHPEQVDTKNQGRTALQVAAYLGQVELVQLLLQAGAGLDLPDDEGSTALHYAALGNQPDVARLLLSAGCGADVVNSARSSALHVAVQRGFLEVVRVLCEQGCDVNLPDAHADTPLHSAISAGANGIVEVLTEVPGIDVTATNRQGFTLLHHASLQGHVLAVRKILARARQLVDARKEDGFTALHLAALNNHREVAQILIREGRCDVNVRNRKLQSPLHLAVQQAHVGLVPLLVDAGCSVNAEDEDGDTALHVALQRHQLLPLAADGAGGDPGPLQLLSRLQASGLPGSEELTVGAALACFLALEGADVSYANHRGRSPLDLAAEGRVLKALQGCAQRCRERQAGGGAAPGPRPALGTPNTVTNLHAVAATGPEAAECLVCSELSLLVLFSPCQHRTVCEECARRMKKCIRCQVVIGKKLRADGSEVAGAAPAAGAPRQLVEELQSRYRQMEERITCPICIDSHIRLVFQCGHGACAPCGAALSACPICRQPIRDRIQIFV from the exons ATGGACCCGGACCCCCAGGCAGGCGTGCAGGTGGGCATGCGCGTGGTGCGCGgcgtggactggaagtggggccagCAGGACGGCGGCGAGGGCGGCGTGGGCACGGTGGTGGAGCTGGGCCGGCACGGCAGCGCCTCGACTCCCGACCGCACAGTCGTCGTGCAGTGGGACCAGGGCACCCGCACCAACTACCGCGCCGGCTACCAGGGCGCGCACGACCTGCTGCTCTACGACAACGCCCAGATAG GCGTCCGCCACCCCAACATCATCTGCGACTGCTGCAAGAAACACGGGCTGCGCGGCATGCGCTGGAAGTGCCGCGTGTGCTTCGACTACGACCTGTGCACGCAGTGCTACATGCACAACCGGCACGACCTGGGCCACGCCTTCGAGCGCTACGAGACCGCGCACTCGCGCCC TGTCTCGCTGAGTCCCCGCCAGGGCCTCCTGCGCGTCCCCCTGAAGGGCATCTTCCAGGGCGCGAAGGTGGTGCGCGGCCCAGACTGGGAATGGGGCTCGCAGGACG gaggggaagggaagccCGGCCGCGTGGTGGACATCCGTGGCTGGGACGTGGAGACGGGCCGCAGCGTGGCCAGCGTGACGTGGGCTGATGGCACCACCAATGTGTACCGCGTGGGCCACAAGGGCAAGGTGGACCTTAGGTGTGTGGGCGAGGCGGCCGGCGGCTTCTACTACAAGGAGCACCTCCCGAGGCTTG ggcagcctgcCGAGCTGCAGCGCAGGGTGAGTGCCGACGGGCGGCCCTTCCAGTACGGGGACAAGGTCAAGTGCCTGCTGGACACGGACGTCCTGCGGGAGATGCAGGAAGGCCACGGTGGCTGGAACCCCAGGATGGCGGAG TTTATCGGACAGACGGGCACCGTGCACCGCATCACCGACCGCGGGGACGTGCGTGTGCAGTTCAGCCCCGAGACCCGCTGGACGTTCCACCCCGGGGCTCTCACCAAG CACAACACCTTCTGGGTGGGTGATGTGGTACGCGTCCTCGACGACCTGGACACCGTGAAGCGGCTGCAGGCCGGGCATAGCGAGTGGACGGACGACATGGCCCCC GCCCTGGGCCGCGTGGGAAAAGTGGTGAAGGTGTTTGGAGACGGGAACCTGCGTGTGGCGGTCGGCGGCCAGCGGTGGACATTCAGCCCCTCCTGCCTGGTGGCCCACCGTCCCGCCGAGGACGCCAACCTGGCCGTGGCCGAGCGCGCCAGGGAGAACAGAAGTGCGGAGCCCGCCCGGGGCCAGCGGGAGGCGGGGCCCCCCCGGCCACCACTCACCGCAGCCCCGCCCTCAGGCTCCCTGAGCGCGGCCCTGGATAAGCTCAGGGCCCAGAAGAGTGACCCGGAGCACCCGGGGAGGCTGGTGGTGGAGGTGGCCCTCGGCAACGTGGCCCGGGCGCTGGAGCTGCTGCGGAGGCACCCAGAGCAG GTGGACACCAAGAACCAGGGCCGGACTGCCCTGCAGGTGGCTGCCTACCTGGGCCAGGTGGAGCTggtgcagctgctgctgcaggcaggggccggCCTGGACCTGCCGGACGACGAGGGCAGCACCGCGCTGCACTACGCGGCCCTGGG gaaccagccggACGTGGCCCGGCTACTCCTGAGTGCAGGGTGTGGGGCTGACGTGGTCAACAGTGCCCGCAGCTCGGCGCTGCACGTGGCCGTGCAgaggggcttcctggaggtggtgagGGTCCTGTGCGAGCAAGGCTGTGACGTCAACCTGCCT GATGCCCATGCGGACACGCCCCTGCACTCTGCCATCTCGGCGGGCGCCAATGGGATCGTGGAGGTCCTCACCGAGGTGCCGGGCATCGACGTCACCGCCACCAACAGGCAGGGCTTCACGCTGCTGCACCACGCGTCCCTGCAGGGCCACGTGCT AGCTGTCAGGAAGATCCTGGCCCGGGCTCGGCAGCTGGTGGACGCCAGGAAGGAAGACGGCTTCACCGCGCTGCACCTGGCCGCCCTCAACAACCACCGCGAGGTGGCCCAGATCCTGATCCGGGAg GGCCGCTGTGACGTGAACGTCCGGAACCGGAAGCTGCAGTCACCGCTGCACCTGGCCGTGCAGCAGGCCCACGTGGGGCTGGTGCCGCTGCTCGTGGACGCAGGCTGCAGCGTCAACGCCGAGGACGAGGACGGGGACACGGCCTTGCACGTGGCCTTGCAGCGTCACCAGCTGCTGCCCCTGGCGGCAGACGGGGCCGGGGGGGACCCAGGGCCCTTGCAGCTGCTGTCCAGG CTGCAGGCCTCTGGCCTCCCGGGCAGCGAGGAGCTGACCGTGGGCGCGGCGCTCGCCTGCTTCCTGGCGCTGGAGGGCGCCGACGTGAGCTATGCCAACCACCGCGGCCGGAGCCCGCTGGACCTGGCGGCCGAGGGCCGAGTGCTCAAGGCtctgcagggctgtgcccagcgcTGCCG GGAGCGGCAGGCGGGCGGGGGCGCGGCCCCGGGCCCTAGGCCCGCACTCGGCACCCCGAACACCGTGACGAACCTGCACGCCGTGGCCGCCACGGGGCCCGAAGCCGCCGAGTGCCTAGTGTGCTCGGAGCTGTCGCTTCTGGTGCTCTTCTCCCCGTGCCAGCACCGCACGGTGTGCGAGG AGTGCGCGCGCAGGATGAAGAAGTGCATCAGGTGCCAGGTGGTCATCGGCAAGAAGCTGCGTGCAG ATGGCTcggaggtggccggcgccgcgcccgcggccggcgcgccgcggcagCTGGTGGAGGAGCTGCAGAGCCGCTACCGGCAGATGGAGGAGCGCATCACCTGCCCGATCTGCATCGACAGCCACATCCGCCTCGTGTTCCAGTGCGGCCACGGCGCGTGCGCGCCCTGCGGCGCCGCGCTCAGCGCCTGCCCCATCTGCCGCCAGCCCATCCGCGACCGCATCCAGATCTTCGTGTGA